One part of the Xiphophorus maculatus strain JP 163 A chromosome 1, X_maculatus-5.0-male, whole genome shotgun sequence genome encodes these proteins:
- the LOC102232711 gene encoding LOW QUALITY PROTEIN: ATP-dependent 6-phosphofructokinase, muscle type-like (The sequence of the model RefSeq protein was modified relative to this genomic sequence to represent the inferred CDS: deleted 1 base in 1 codon), whose amino-acid sequence MSMNLHTAMDPIKMGVGRSIAVLTSGGDAQGMNAAVRATVRVGLYTGAKVFFVHEGYQGLVDGGDHIRPATWESVSMMLQLGGTVIGSARCKDFMSREGRMKAACNLVKLGITNLCVIGGDGSLTGANQFRTDWGSLLADLAKDGKITQEEAKKSSHLNIVGMVGSIDNDFCGTDMTIGTDSALHRIIEVVDAITTTAQSHQRTFILEVMGRHCGYLALVSALSCGADWVFIPEVPPDDGWENHLCRRLADQRSRGSRLNVIIVAEGAISRDGKAITSDQIKKLVTERLGFDTRTTILGHVQRGGTPSAFDRVLGSRMGVEAVMALLEATPNTPACVVSLSGNQAVRLPLMECVQVTKDVTAAMASGRFEDAVKLRGKSFENNWNTYKLLAHINPPDVKSNINMAVMNVGAPCSGMNAAVRAVVRMGIIEGHSMFAVQDGFDGLAQGQIEPISWNTVTGWTGKGGSMLGTKRTLPGKLLEKVSLNIAKFNIHALVIIGGFEAYVGGLELLQAREQYEDLCIPFVVIPATVSNNVPGSDFCIGADTALNTITTTCDRIKQSAAGTKRRVFIVETMGGYCGYLATMAGLAAGADAAYIYEDKFSIKDLTANVAHLVQKMKTTVKRGLILRNENCNANYTTEFLFNLYSEEGKGIFDCRMNVLGHMQQGGTPTPFDRNFGTKMGAKSILWLTDKLKECYRHGRIFANTANSACVLGMRKRGLTFQPIADLKDDTDFEHRIPKTQWWLKIRPIMKILAKYDIKLDTSEHVDMEPVLNKRGNHWK is encoded by the exons ATGTCCATGAACCTTCATACCGCCATGGATCCAATAAAGATGGGCGTTGGACGGTCCATAGCTGTGCTGACGTCAGGAGGAGACGCTCAAG GTATGAACGCTGCGGTGAGAGCCACAGTCAGAGTGGGTCTCTACACCGGAGCCAAAGTCTTCTTTGTTCATGAG GGCTACCAAGGCCTGGTGGATGGAGGGGATCATATTCGGCCAGCAACATGGGAGAGCGTGTCCATGATGCTTCAGCTG GGTGGCACCGTCATCGGCAGCGCCCGCTGCAAAGACTTCATGAGCAGAGAGGGCCGTATGAAGGCGGCCTGCAACCTGGTGAAGCTCGGGATCACCAACCTGTGTGTGATTGGAGGAGACGGCAGTCTGACTGGAGCCAACCAGTTCAGGACGGACTGGGGCAGCCTGTTGGCTGACCTGGCCAAAgatg ggAAGATTACACAGGAGGAAGCCAAGAAGTCGTCTCACTTAAACATTGTCGGCATGGTTGGCTCTATTGACAACGACTTCTGTGGCACTGACATGACCATTGGCACTGACTCAGCCCTCCATCGCATCATCGAGGTGGTGGACGCCATCACTACAACTGCGCAGAG CCACCAGAGGACATTTATCCTGGAAGTGATGGGCAGACACTGCGG ATATCTGGCCCTGGTGTCGGCTCTGTCCTGTGGAGCCGACTGGGTTTTCATTCCAGAGGTGCCACCGGATGACGGCTGGGAGAACCACTTGTGCAGGAGGCTGGCAGAC CAAAGATCTCGGGGTTCTCGTCTGAATGTGATCATTGTGGCCGAGGGTGCGATCTCCAGAGACGGCAAAGCGATCACATCGGACCAGATCAAAAAG TTGGTGACCGAAAGGCTGGGCTTTGACACCCGCACCACCATCCTCGGACACGTCCAGAGAGGGGGAACGCCGTCTGCTTTTGACAGAGTCCTG GGCAGCAGGATGGGTGTGGAGGCGGTGATGGCGCTGCTGGAGGCCACACCGAACACTCCTGCCTGTGTGGTCAGTCTGTCTGGGAACCAGGCAGTCAGACTGCCCCTCATGGAGTGTGTCCAAGTG ACCAAAGATGTGACTGCTGCCATGGCTTCGGGCAGATTTGAAGACGCTGTCAAGCTCAGGGGAAA gagttttgaaaataactgGAACACGTACAAGCTGCTGGCGCACATAAATCCTCCAGATGTGAAG AGCAACATCAACATGGCCGTTATGAATGTGGGAGCTCCCTGCTCCGGGATGAACGCTGCGGTCCGAGCAGTGGTGAGGATGGGCATCATCGAGGGCCACTCCATGTTTGCTGTCCAGGATGGTTTTGATGGTCTGGCTCAAGGACAG ATTGAGCCCATAAGCTGGAATACGGTGACCGGCTGGACTGGAAAAGGAGGCTCCATGTTGGGAACCAAGAG AACTCTACCAGGAAAGTTATTGGAGAAAGTCAGCTTGAACATTGCCAAGTTCAACATCCATGCTTTGGTTATTATTGGTGGATTTGAG GCCTATGTAGGCGGTCTGGAGCTGCTTCAGGCCAGAGAACAATACGAAGACCTGTGCATACCCTTTGTGGTGATCCCCGCCACTGTCTCCAACAACGTCCCAGGCTCCGACTTCTGCATCGGCGCGGACACCGCCCTGAACACCATCACCACC ACCTGCGACAGAATCAAGCAGTCTGCAGCTGGAACGAAGCGCCGCGTCTTCATTGTCGAGACCATGGGTGGTTACTGTGGGTACCTGGCCACCATGGCAGGGCTGGCTGCTGGGGCTGACGCCGCCTACATATATGAGGATAAATTCAGCATTAAAGACCTGACG GCAAATGTAGCGCATCTTGTGCAGAAAATGAAGACGACTGTGAAGAGAGGTTTGATTCTCAG GAATGAAAACTGCAATGCTAACTACACCACAGAATTCCTCTTTAACCTCTACTCTGAAGAAGGCAAAGGAATCTTTGACTGCCGTATGAATGTTCTCGGACACATGCAGCAG GGTGGCACTCCGACACCCTTTGACAGAAACTTTGGAACAAAGATGGGAGCCAAATCTATTCTCTGGCTGACTGACAAGCTCAAGGAGTGCTACAGGCATG GTCGTATCTTTGCAAACACAGCAAACTCTGCCTGTGTCCTGGGAATGAGGAAGAGAGGACTCACCTTCCAGCCTATTGCTGATCTGAAAGATGACACAGACTTTGA GCATCGGATCCCGAAGACACAGTGGTGGCTGAAAATCAGGCCCATCATGAAGATACTGGCCAAGTATGACATCAAGCTGGACACATCTGAGCATGTCGACATGGAGCCTGTCCTCAACAAGAGA GGAAACCACTGGAAGTAG